The Pseudomonas sp. S06B 330 genome contains the following window.
GTCTTGAAGCCAACCACGCCGTAAATCACCACCGCACCAGCAGCCTGCAGACGGCTGGCCAGTTGCAGGTTGGATTCTTCGTCGAAACGCGCGCGCAATTCGATCACCGCAGTGACCTCTTTACCGTTACGTGCGGCATCAACCAGCGCGTCGACGATCTCCGAGTTGGCACCACTGCGGTACAAGGTCTGGCGCACAGCCAGAACGTGTGGGTCCTTCGCGGCCTGGCGCAGCAGATCGACCACCGGGGTGAACGACTCAAAGGGGTGCATGAGCAGGATGTCCTGCTTGCCCACCACGCTGAAAATGTTCTCGGCGTTCTGCAGCAGCTTGGGAATTGCTGGCGTGAACGGGGTGTATTGCAACTCGGGGTGGCTATCCAGGCCGGTAATGCTGAACAGCCGGGTCAGGTTGACTGGGCCATTGACCTGGTACAGCTCACTTTCGCTCAGGCTGAACTGCTTGAGCAGATAGTCCGAGAGGTGTTTAGGGCAGGTATCGGCCACTTCCAGGCGCACCGCATCGCCATAACGGCGCGAGAACAGCTCGCCTCGCAGGGCCCGGGCCAGGTCTTCGACATCTTCGGAGTCCAGTGCCAGGTCGGCGTTACGAGTCAGACGGAACTGGTAGCAGCCCTTGACCTTCATGCCCTGGAACAGGTCATCGGCGTGGGCGTGGATCATCGACGACAAGAAGACATAGTTATCGCCCGGGCCACCGACGTCTTCCGGCACCTTGATCACCCGTGGCAACAGGCGTGGGGCCGGAATGATCGCCAGACCCGAGTCGCGGCCGAAGGCATCCACGCCTTCCAGCTCAACGATGAAGTTCAGACTCTTGTTCACCAGCAATGGGAACGGGTGCGTCGGATCGAGACCGATCGGGGTGATGATCGGTGCGATCTCGTCACGGAAGAAGCGGCGCACCCAAGTTTTGAGTTTGGTGTTCCAGTGGCGACGACGGATGAAGCGGATCTGGTGCTTTTCCAGTTCCGGCAGCAACACATCGTTGAGGATCGCGTATTGACGATCAACTTCGCTGTGTACCACTTCACTGATCCGTGCCAATGCCTGGTGCGGCTGCAGGCCGTCAGCGCCGGCCTGCTCACGGGCAAAGGTGATCTGCTTCTTCAGGCCCGCCACACGAATTTCGAAGAACTCATCCAGGTTACTGGAGAAGATCAGCAAGAACTTCAACCGCTCCAGCAAGGGATAGCTCTCATCCAGCGCCTGTTCCAGTACGCGGATGTTGAACTGCAGCTGCGACAGCTCGCGGTGAATGTACAGGCTGCTGTCATCCAGGCCTGGGACAGCGATGACCGGTGCAGCCGGCGCCGGGGCAGGCGCGGGCGCCTCGACCTCGGCCACAGGCTCAGGCACCGCAGCAGGCTCCGGCGGCGTTTCGAGCATTTGCTCCGGCACGGGCTGGGCTTGCTTCATATCGACATCACTGAGTACTTCGTTATTCATCTGGCGTTCCTGAAGGGCGTTACTGCCCTCTCATCAATTGAGCAGCGCGAACAGCGAAATAGGTCAGGATGCCATCAGCTCCTGCCCGTTTGAAGGCGGTGAGGGATTCCAGGATCACTCCCTCACTCAGCCAGCCGTTCTGGATCGCGGCCATGTGCATGGCGTATTCGCCACTGACTTGATAGACAAAGGTCGGGACCTTGAATTCATCCTTGACCCGATAAAGGATATCCAGATACGGCATACCTGGCTTGACCATGACCATGTCAGCACCTTCGGCCAGGTCCGCAGCCACTTCATGCAGGGCTTCCTGGCTATTGGCCGGGTCCATCTGGTACGAGGCTTTGTTGGCCTTACCCAGGTTCAGGGCCGAGCCAACCGCATCGCGGAACGGGCCATAGTAGGCACTGGCGTACTTGGCCGAATAGGCCATGATACGCACGTTGACGTGCCCCGCCAGCTCCAGTGCTTCACGAATGGCCTGGATACGACCGTCCATCATGTCCGAAGGGGCGACGACCTGAGCACCGGCTTCAGCATGGGACAACGCCTGACGCACCAGGGCGTCGACGGTGATGTCGTTCTGTACGTAGCCTTCCTCGTCGAGGATACCGTCCTGGCCGTGGGTGGTGAATGGGTCGAGGGCAACGTCGGTGATCACCCCAAGCTCCGGGAAACGCTCACGCAGGGCGCGTGTGGCGCGCTGGGCGATGCCGTCCGGGTTCCAGGCTTGCGCGCCATCCAGGGATTTTTTCTCGGTTGGTGTCACCGGGAACAAAGCCAGGGCTGGAATACCCAGGTTCACCCACTCTTGCGCAGCTTCCAGCAGCAAGTCGATGCTCAGACGCTCGACGCCTGGCATCGAGGCGACTTCTTCACGGCGATTTTCGCCATCGAGCACAAATACCGGCAGGATCAGATCATCGACAGTCAGAACGTTTTCACGCACCAGACGACGGGAAAAATCGTCACGACGGTTGCGACGCAGACGGGTGGCAGGAAACAAACGGTTAGCGGGGGTAAAGCTCACGGCAGACTCCTGAGCCCGCGCAGGCGGGCGAGCGCGACAGTTATAAGCGGCCATTATGACGCGTGAATGACAGCCAAGGACAACCCTGCGACTTGAGGACGCAGTCATTGTCCTTGTAGGAAATGTTAACGTCGAGACACATTTGGATACTTTCCCCCAAGGCCACGAAGGGTTAGGCTGCGCGTTCATTTCGCCAGCACCCAGAAAATGCTCCAACAATTCCTTCAGGATTTCGGCTACTTTGCCCTTTTTCTCGGCACGTTTTTCGAAGGTGAGACCATCTTGGTTCTCGCCGGCTTCCTTGCGTTCCGCGGATACATGGATATCAACCTGGTGGTCCTGGTGGCCTTCTTCGGCAGCTATGCCGGCGACCAGCTGTGGTACTTCATGGGGCGCAAGCACGGGCGCAAGTTGCTGGCACGCAAACCACGCTGGCAGATGATGGGCGATCGCGCGCTGGAGCACATTCGCCGCCATCCGGACATCTGGGTGCTGAGTTTTCGCTTCGTCTACGGTCTGCGCACGGTCATGCCGGTCGCAATCGGCCTGTCCGGCTATCCGCCACGCCGCTATCTGCTGCTCAACGGCATCGGTGCGGCGGTCTGGGCCCTTGCCCTAGGCACCGCCGCCTATCACTTTGGTGCCATTCTCGAAGGCATGCTCGGCAACGTGAAGAAGTACGAGCTATGGGTGCTCGGTGGCCTGCTGGCCTTCGGTGGTTGCCTGTGGCTGCGTCGTCGCTTCAAGGCGGCGCGGGTCGCCCGCGAAGAAGCGGCTGCCATACAGGCCGAACACGCTGAGCAGGGTGTAGCCAAACAACGCGACCCAGACCAAGGCAGTGATCGGCCATAAACCGGTTATCCCGGCCAGGACCATGGCCGGGACATTCAATCCCAGCCGCACCAGCTCCAGCTTAAAGGCCCAAGGGCGATTCTCCAGCGCTGTGCCGAACACAAACAACCCGAACGCCATCACCCCCCAGCCCACCAGCAAGGCTGCGCCAGACAGCTGCTCAACGTGCTCCATCAGGTAGCTGCCTAAGGCCACGTACACAGCAAACTGCAGCACCACATAGAGCTGCTGCGGCCAACCCAACGGCACCTCGAACTTGCGAAAGCGGCTCAAGTCCTGTTTGGCCTGTGGAAAGCGCCGTGCCACATCGGCAGGTCGCCAGCCAGTGGGCATGAACCAGATCCGCAGCTTGTCCGACCAACGCTCGGCATGACATGCGTCATGCCAGAGTTGGGCGTAGAACTGCAGGTTGGCCCATAACGGATTCCAGCTGGCCAGTGGCGTAGTTACGCCGAAAATCACCGGTTCGTTGTCGTCCTCTTCCTGAAAAGTGCCGAACAGGCGATCCCAAACAATGAACACTCCACCGTAGTTGCGATCCAAGTACAAAGGATTCTGCGCATGGTGTACGCGATGATTGGACGGCGTAATGAACAGCCATTCGAACCAACCCAGCTTGGGGATGTGCCGGGTGTGTACCCAAAACTGATAGAGCAGGTTCAATGCTGCCACCGTGATAAATACCAGCGGTGGCACGCCCAGCACTGCCAAGGGCAAGTAGAAGATCCACGACAGGAGGAAGCCGCTGCTGGTCTGACGCAAGGCTGTCGACAGGTTGTACTCCTCACTCTGGTGATGCACCGAATGCGCCGCCCAGAGGATGTTGCGCTCATGACCAAAGCGGTGCAGCCAGTAGTAGCAGAGATCGTACAAAACAAAGGCCAGGACCCAGACCCACAGCGCGTCGCTGGGCAACGTGAACAGCGCCAGATGGTCCCAGGCCACGGCGTAGGTAACCAGGCCTACACCCTTGGTCAACAAGCCCGTGGTTGTCGACAGCACCCCGGTGCTGAGGCTGTTGATCGCATCGGCCAGACGGTAAGTGCGCATCCCCCGCAGGCGATCGGCGATCAATTCGACCACAATCAGGACAAAGAAAAACGGTACCGCCAACAGAATCAGATCCATGGGTCATCCATCTCCAGGCTATTACACAAGATTAGGCCTGGTTTACCGGAAACCCTATGGCGACATCTGCCAATTTAGAGGACATTTAACGCCTCGACTCGGGAGTAGTGAGCATGACCCAAAAAAAAGTTGCAGTGATTCTTTCCGGCTGTGGCGTCTATGACGGCGCCGAAATCCACGAAAGCGTAATTACACTGCTGCGCCTCGATCAGCGCGGCGCCAAGGTACAGTGCTTTGCGCCGAACATTGCGCAAAGGCATGTCGTCAACCACCTGACGGGCGAAGAGATGCCCGAATCGCGCAACGTCCTGGTGGAGTCGGCACGTATCGCCCGCGGAGACATCAAGGACCTGCATGAAGCGGACGCCAACGATTTCGATGCGCTGATCGTTCCAGGAGGGTTTGGTGCGGCGAAGAACCTCTCCAACTTTGCCGTTGAAGGCACTGGCTGCACCGTTAACCCAGATGTACTGGCCTTGACCGAAGCGTTTGCCGAAGCCGGCAAGCCCGTGGGCCTGATCTGCATCTCGCCAGCGTTGGCGGCGAAGATCTACGGCCCCGGCGTGGTCTGCACCATCGGCAACGACGCTGATACCAGCGCCGCCATCGTCAAGATGGGTGGCACCCATGAAGAATGTGATGTCCATGACATCGTCGAAGATACCCAGCGCAAGCTGGTCAGCACGCCGGCCTATATGTTGGCTAAGTCAATCAGCGAAGCGGCGAGCGGCATCAACAAGCTGGTTGATCGGGTACTGGAACTGACTCACGAAAGCGACAAGTAACCCCTATCAACGCGGAAACTGACGCGCCAGCCGCGTCAGAATGCGGTCCAGGGAGTTCGCGAATGCCTGTTTCTCGCGATCGCCATAGGGTGCTTGCCCACCACCGACCTGCCCCTGCTCGCGCAGGTCGGTGAACAAGTTGCGCACCGCCAGGCGTTCGCCCATGTTGCGCTCGTCAAACTCTCGCCCGCGCGGATCGAGGCAGGCAACACCGTTTTTGACCAACCGGTCGGCCAACGGCACATCGCTGCAGATCACCAACTCGCCCGGCACGGCATGCTCAACCAGGTAATCGTCGGCGGCATCCGGCCCACTGGGCACGACGATCAATTTCACGCAGGCGAATGCCGGCTTGATCTGGCTCTGCCCTGCAACCAGCACCACTTCCAGCTGACGCTTGAGGGCAAATTTAATCACCTGATCCTTGGCCGCCTTAGGGCAGGCATCGGCGTCGATCCAGATACGCATCGGTTAACTATCCACAAAAACCAAACAGGCGAACAGTATCCGCGCTTCGGAGCTGCTTTGCAGCCCGCCCCCATAAACTCTGTGCTCGCTGCCCTGCTGACGATGGCATCGGCGCGGTGTCAGAGGCTTCGCGGTGTCTGCATCGCTGGCAAGGCCAGCTCCCACAGGCTCGGTGTACGCAGGACCATTGTGGGAGCCGGTCTTGCCGGCGATATGATCGACGCCGTGCAAGCTGACACGCAGTGCTTGAATCAGTTGGCGGAGACGCGACGCCTTTGCCCCAGGTAACTACGCCCGTACAGCACACAGATCGCCACCAATGCCACAGCCTGCGCAGCCAACGAATAGGCATCGGCGTGAATACCCAACCAGTCGAACTCGAAGAACGGCACTGGTCGCGTACCGAACACTCCGGCTTCCTGCAAGGCTTTGACGCCATGACCGGCAAACACCACCGACAAAGCACATAGCAGTGCCGCGTTGATACTGAAGAACAACGACAGCGGCAGCTTCGCCGAACCGCGCAGAATCACCCAAGCCAGCCCCACCAACAGCACCAATGCCGTGGCACCACCGGCGAGCACCGCCTGGTGCCCGGCGGGCCCGGCCTGCAACCACAGGGTTTCGTAGAACAGAATCACCTCGAACAGCTCACGGTATACCGAGAAAAACGCCAGCAAGGCAAAGCCGAAGCGCCCACCACCGCTGACCAAGCTGCTCTTGATGTAGTTCTGCCAGGCAGCAGCGTGCCGCCGATCGTGCATCCACACGCCCAGCCACAGCACCATGACACTGGCGAACAACGCCGTGCAGCCTTCAAGCAGTTCACGCTGTGCACCACCGACGTCGATGACATAGGCCGCCAGCGCCCAGGTGGCAAAACCAGCCACCAATGCCAGCGCCCAGCCGATGTTGACGCTACGCACCGCCGACTGCTGACCAGTGTTGCGCAGGAAGGCAAGAATCGCCGCCAACACCAGGATCGCCTCCAGGCCTTCGCGCAGTAGAATCAGCAGGCCAGAAATGTAGCTCAATGACCAGCTCAGGCTATCGCCGCCAAGCAATTGCGCAGCCTCCTTAAGCTTGGCCTTGGCGGCGTCCAGACGCTGACTCACTTGCTCAAGCGGCAAGCCGTCCTGTAGGGACTGCCGGTACGCCATCAGCGATTTTTCCGTGTCCTTGCGCACATTGGCATCGACATTATCCAGCGAGCTTTCGACCAGCTCAAAACCTTCCAGGTAGGCTGCAACCGACAAGTCATAGGCCTGTTCATGATCGCCCGCCTGATAGGCTGTCAGGCTCTTGTCCAAGGTCGTGGCGGTGTAGTCGAGCAACTGTGCCGGCCCACGCTGAACCTGCGGAGGCTGGGCACGTTGGGCGCGGAACTGCGCTGCTGCCTCTGGCCCTTGCGCCGTTTCAACTTCCAACGGGGTCTGACGCGCCAGGTCAGCGAGGTTATAGCGGGTGTCGCCTTTAGCCTTGCCTGGATCCGCGGTGAAGCTGGCGACATAAGTGGCCAGGTCCCAGCGCTGGCGCTCGTCGAGCTGGTCGGCGAAGGAAGGCATGTCCGTGCCCTCGATGCCTTGCCCCAAGGTGTTGTAGAGGTCGAACAAACTCAGCCGAGCGAGGCGTTCGCTGCTGCGCAAGTTGGCCGGTGGCGGCTCAAGACCGACACCCGCCGGACCATCGCCAGCACCACTGTCGCCATGACAGACCGAGCAATGCTGGGCATACAGCGGCGCACCACGAACAGCATCGGGAGTGATTACCGGCGCCTGACTGACTTCATAAGCCACCGCCAGTTGTGCACCCAGCTGTCGAGCCTGACGGGCGACGCTGGCACCGTCCTGGCGCTGATTGATCGCCTGGCGCAAGCTCACCACGCCCTGCTCCAGCGCTTGACGCTCAGTGTGGGCCGGCAATCCACTGATCAGGCCTTGCAGGACGTCGGTGAACTCCAACTGCTCGCGGTACTCGCCGTCATCCACCACCTTGCCCGCCTCGACCGTCGCCGGATAATCGGCACCGATGTAGTCGAGTAGGTGTAAGGCTTTGGCGGCGTCATCGCCAGGTTCGGCCAGCAGCACAGTACTGCTCAGCGCCAGCAGCGGCCAGAGTAGCCAGGCGAACACGCGGGAACGGAGAATCATGAGCCAATCTCAAATAACAATGCGAGGTATTGCATTGTTCACTTCCATTGGCCATCGCTCAAGGTTTAGCTGGCAATCTCAGTAAATTTTAGTGACAAATTCATCTTTGAGGGGGGGAGACCTGTTGATAGCCGGTGAACAACACCGTTGCCCGCAGCGCTTTACACCGGTGCACGGCGAATGGTTGCCAGCAAGGTCGCAGCGCCAAGGAACAACCCGGCAAAGGTCCGGTTCATCCGCCGCTGCTGCTTGGGCGTGCGCAGCAAACGCAGGACACGCGCCGCGAGCCCGGTGTAGCCGGCCATGACCAACAGGTCAACGCTGACCATGGTTGCGGTAATGATCAGGTATTGAGGCAGCAGAGGAGCCTGCGGGTTGATGAACTGCGGCAGCACCGCCAGCATGAAGATCAGCGCCTTGGGGTTGCTAACGTTGACCAGAAAACCGCGGAACACCAGGCTCAGCGGTTTACCGATGGGCCGCACAGCAGAGTCGTCGCTGAGGTCCGCAGGCAACGCGCGCCACTGTTTGACCGCCAGGTAGACCAGATAGGCAACGCCAAACCACTTGATGATCTGGAATGCTGTCGCGGACGCTGCCAGCACTGCACCGACGCCTGCGGCAATGATCGCAATTTGCAGCACCAGGCCCAGTTGCAAGCCCAGGGCGTTCCAGTAACCACGCCAGAAGCCGTACTGCAGGCCACAAGACATCGAGGCAATGGCCCCGGCGCCCGGCGACAGGCTGATTACCCAACAAGCGGCAAAAAATGCCAACCACGTTTCCAACGACATCGCGCACCTCGGCCCTGGCTTGTCACAAAGCTCTAAGCTAGTGCGCTGGTGAAAAAATAACCACGCTTTTTTAACGCCGCCGATCAATTACCCGCGGTTTTGTCTTCAACCACCAGCGGCAAGACTTCGGCACCACGCCAGCGTCGTACCGATTTCTGGAAGAACTGGCTATTGGGCACCTGAACCAACGCTCCACCGGCTTCCGGTAATTCGATCAAGGTGGTGAACAACAGATTGATAGCCACTACCCTGCCCTTCACCCCAGGCTTGTCGATGGTCTCCACCAGCTCGACCACGTCACCGATCCGAAACGGCCCAACGGTGAAGATCAGCACCGCACAGAGCAAGTTCGACAACACGCTCCACATGGCGAAGAAGGCCACTGCTGCCACGGCAACAAAACCAGACAAGGCCGTCCACAGCACTGTGGCAGAAACCCCCAGGCGTTCAAGCACGAACACCAGGGCACTGCCCATGATCAGCCAGCGCAGGCCGCCGCGCACCGGCATCATCAGTTCCGGCGGCAGCGGGTAGCGTTCACCCAGTCGTTTCAGACAGCGCCCAACCAGGCGCTGGAGGACAAAAGCGGCGCAGAGAATCAGAA
Protein-coding sequences here:
- the ppk1 gene encoding polyphosphate kinase 1; this encodes MLETPPEPAAVPEPVAEVEAPAPAPAPAAPVIAVPGLDDSSLYIHRELSQLQFNIRVLEQALDESYPLLERLKFLLIFSSNLDEFFEIRVAGLKKQITFAREQAGADGLQPHQALARISEVVHSEVDRQYAILNDVLLPELEKHQIRFIRRRHWNTKLKTWVRRFFRDEIAPIITPIGLDPTHPFPLLVNKSLNFIVELEGVDAFGRDSGLAIIPAPRLLPRVIKVPEDVGGPGDNYVFLSSMIHAHADDLFQGMKVKGCYQFRLTRNADLALDSEDVEDLARALRGELFSRRYGDAVRLEVADTCPKHLSDYLLKQFSLSESELYQVNGPVNLTRLFSITGLDSHPELQYTPFTPAIPKLLQNAENIFSVVGKQDILLMHPFESFTPVVDLLRQAAKDPHVLAVRQTLYRSGANSEIVDALVDAARNGKEVTAVIELRARFDEESNLQLASRLQAAGAVVIYGVVGFKTHAKMMLILRREAGEIVRYAHLGTGNYHAGNARLYTDYSLLTSDDALCEDVGKLFSQLIGMGKTLRMKKLLHAPFTLKKGMLDMIARETQFALEGKPAHIIAKFNSLTDPKIIRALYKASQSGVRIDLVVRGMCCLRPGIAGVSHNIQVRSIIGRFLEHTRVFYFLNGGEEQMFLSSADWMERNLDKRVETCFPVEGKKLILRVKKELEGYLTDNTHAWILQPDGRYVRSTPTGNQNPRSAQATLLERLSNPVLSVR
- the hemB gene encoding porphobilinogen synthase, giving the protein MSFTPANRLFPATRLRRNRRDDFSRRLVRENVLTVDDLILPVFVLDGENRREEVASMPGVERLSIDLLLEAAQEWVNLGIPALALFPVTPTEKKSLDGAQAWNPDGIAQRATRALRERFPELGVITDVALDPFTTHGQDGILDEEGYVQNDITVDALVRQALSHAEAGAQVVAPSDMMDGRIQAIREALELAGHVNVRIMAYSAKYASAYYGPFRDAVGSALNLGKANKASYQMDPANSQEALHEVAADLAEGADMVMVKPGMPYLDILYRVKDEFKVPTFVYQVSGEYAMHMAAIQNGWLSEGVILESLTAFKRAGADGILTYFAVRAAQLMRGQ
- a CDS encoding DedA family protein, translating into MLQQFLQDFGYFALFLGTFFEGETILVLAGFLAFRGYMDINLVVLVAFFGSYAGDQLWYFMGRKHGRKLLARKPRWQMMGDRALEHIRRHPDIWVLSFRFVYGLRTVMPVAIGLSGYPPRRYLLLNGIGAAVWALALGTAAYHFGAILEGMLGNVKKYELWVLGGLLAFGGCLWLRRRFKAARVAREEAAAIQAEHAEQGVAKQRDPDQGSDRP
- the elbB gene encoding isoprenoid biosynthesis glyoxalase ElbB yields the protein MTQKKVAVILSGCGVYDGAEIHESVITLLRLDQRGAKVQCFAPNIAQRHVVNHLTGEEMPESRNVLVESARIARGDIKDLHEADANDFDALIVPGGFGAAKNLSNFAVEGTGCTVNPDVLALTEAFAEAGKPVGLICISPALAAKIYGPGVVCTIGNDADTSAAIVKMGGTHEECDVHDIVEDTQRKLVSTPAYMLAKSISEAASGINKLVDRVLELTHESDK
- a CDS encoding YaiI/YqxD family protein, with product MRIWIDADACPKAAKDQVIKFALKRQLEVVLVAGQSQIKPAFACVKLIVVPSGPDAADDYLVEHAVPGELVICSDVPLADRLVKNGVACLDPRGREFDERNMGERLAVRNLFTDLREQGQVGGGQAPYGDREKQAFANSLDRILTRLARQFPR
- a CDS encoding cytochrome c/FTR1 family iron permease, whose protein sequence is MILRSRVFAWLLWPLLALSSTVLLAEPGDDAAKALHLLDYIGADYPATVEAGKVVDDGEYREQLEFTDVLQGLISGLPAHTERQALEQGVVSLRQAINQRQDGASVARQARQLGAQLAVAYEVSQAPVITPDAVRGAPLYAQHCSVCHGDSGAGDGPAGVGLEPPPANLRSSERLARLSLFDLYNTLGQGIEGTDMPSFADQLDERQRWDLATYVASFTADPGKAKGDTRYNLADLARQTPLEVETAQGPEAAAQFRAQRAQPPQVQRGPAQLLDYTATTLDKSLTAYQAGDHEQAYDLSVAAYLEGFELVESSLDNVDANVRKDTEKSLMAYRQSLQDGLPLEQVSQRLDAAKAKLKEAAQLLGGDSLSWSLSYISGLLILLREGLEAILVLAAILAFLRNTGQQSAVRSVNIGWALALVAGFATWALAAYVIDVGGAQRELLEGCTALFASVMVLWLGVWMHDRRHAAAWQNYIKSSLVSGGGRFGFALLAFFSVYRELFEVILFYETLWLQAGPAGHQAVLAGGATALVLLVGLAWVILRGSAKLPLSLFFSINAALLCALSVVFAGHGVKALQEAGVFGTRPVPFFEFDWLGIHADAYSLAAQAVALVAICVLYGRSYLGQRRRVSAN
- a CDS encoding LysE family transporter; its protein translation is MSLETWLAFFAACWVISLSPGAGAIASMSCGLQYGFWRGYWNALGLQLGLVLQIAIIAAGVGAVLAASATAFQIIKWFGVAYLVYLAVKQWRALPADLSDDSAVRPIGKPLSLVFRGFLVNVSNPKALIFMLAVLPQFINPQAPLLPQYLIITATMVSVDLLVMAGYTGLAARVLRLLRTPKQQRRMNRTFAGLFLGAATLLATIRRAPV
- a CDS encoding mechanosensitive ion channel family protein codes for the protein MASLQLPVPPEWIAPFWLGLQILLILCAAFVLQRLVGRCLKRLGERYPLPPELMMPVRGGLRWLIMGSALVFVLERLGVSATVLWTALSGFVAVAAVAFFAMWSVLSNLLCAVLIFTVGPFRIGDVVELVETIDKPGVKGRVVAINLLFTTLIELPEAGGALVQVPNSQFFQKSVRRWRGAEVLPLVVEDKTAGN